In Arcobacter sp. F155, one DNA window encodes the following:
- a CDS encoding heat-shock protein — translation MIDKKEYLLHSIIKAYIEHLEPIGSTQLKSMYDIAYSPATIRGYFKKLGEEGFLAQEHVSSGRTPTTEALKQYWSNKLNFKLDFVDEKAIEYFSKELGVAVFVQEQKSDTLNDILNVENRYMILEFSSFAITVKYSDALYRFLNDMQGLELVHIVNISKQVGAYEIYEKVSQHLQNKNFHIYNTKEFFSLALKYNYDEKSINGFLKGRILDSLEEGIYFENIIPEGYIAICHNCKIENKNIKMLVVGELSKDYEYFYNKINMS, via the coding sequence ATGATTGATAAAAAAGAGTATTTATTACATTCCATAATCAAAGCATATATTGAACACTTAGAACCTATTGGTTCTACACAACTAAAATCAATGTATGATATTGCTTACTCTCCTGCAACTATTAGAGGGTACTTTAAGAAGTTAGGAGAAGAAGGTTTTTTAGCTCAAGAGCATGTGAGTTCAGGTAGAACTCCTACAACTGAAGCTTTAAAACAGTATTGGAGTAATAAATTAAATTTTAAACTTGATTTTGTAGACGAAAAAGCTATAGAGTATTTTTCTAAAGAGCTTGGAGTTGCAGTATTTGTTCAAGAGCAAAAGTCAGATACTCTAAATGACATTTTAAATGTTGAAAATAGATATATGATTTTAGAGTTTAGCTCTTTTGCAATTACAGTTAAATATTCTGATGCACTTTATAGATTTTTGAATGATATGCAAGGTTTAGAGTTGGTTCACATTGTGAATATCTCAAAACAAGTTGGTGCTTATGAAATCTATGAAAAAGTAAGTCAGCATTTACAAAACAAAAATTTTCATATTTATAATACTAAAGAGTTTTTTTCTTTAGCATTGAAGTACAACTATGATGAAAAAAGCATTAATGGGTTTTTAAAAGGAAGAATTCTTGATTCATTAGAAGAGGGAATCTATTTTGAAAACATTATTCCAGAAGGTTATATAGCTATTTGTCATAATTGTAAAATTGAAAATAAAAATATAAAAATGCTAGTAGTTGGTGAATTATCAAAGGACTACGAATATTTCTATAATAAAATAAATATGAGTTAG
- the grpE gene encoding nucleotide exchange factor GrpE has protein sequence MLSENKEELNQEQINQEEVEQTVEEQACENNEESCEAKELTAEEKIAELEAKLKESEDKYFRVHADFENIKKRLEKEKYQAIDYASEKFAKDLLMPIDTLEMALAAEEAANELPAEELLAKLKEGVELTIKNFYTAFEKHDISIIETDGEFDPNFHDAVMQVDSENHKTGEIVQVMQKGYKFKDRLLRASMVSIAN, from the coding sequence ATTTTGAGTGAAAATAAAGAAGAATTAAACCAAGAACAAATAAATCAAGAAGAAGTTGAACAAACTGTTGAAGAACAAGCTTGTGAAAATAATGAAGAGTCTTGTGAAGCAAAAGAGTTAACAGCAGAAGAAAAAATTGCTGAACTAGAAGCAAAATTAAAAGAATCAGAAGATAAATATTTTAGAGTTCACGCAGATTTTGAAAATATTAAGAAAAGATTAGAAAAAGAGAAATATCAAGCAATTGATTATGCATCTGAAAAGTTTGCAAAAGATTTATTAATGCCAATTGATACTTTAGAAATGGCATTAGCAGCAGAAGAAGCAGCAAATGAACTTCCTGCAGAGGAATTACTTGCAAAATTAAAAGAGGGTGTAGAATTAACAATTAAAAACTTCTATACAGCATTCGAAAAGCATGATATTTCAATAATTGAAACAGATGGTGAGTTTGATCCAAACTTCCATGATGCAGTAATGCAAGTAGATAGTGAAAACCATAAAACAGGTGAAATTGTTCAAGTGATGCAAAAAGGTTATAAGTTTAAAGATAGACTTCTAAGAGCATCAATGGTTAGTATCGCAAATTAG
- the dnaK gene encoding molecular chaperone DnaK — protein MSKVIGIDLGTTNSCMAVYEGGEAKVIPNKEGKNTTPSIVAFTDKGEVLVGDPAKRQAITNPEKTIYSVKRIMGLMMDEENAKEAQEKVGYKIVNRNGAAAVEIADKVYTPQEISAKILGKLKADAEEYLGAPVTDAVITVPAYFNDAQRKATQEAGTIAGLNVLRIINEPTAASLAYGLDKKGEEKVLVYDLGGGTFDVTVLEIGDGTFEVLSTDGNAFLGGDDFDNAIIDWMAKEFEAENGFDIKNDKMALQRLKDAAENAKKELSSAESTEINLPFISMGNAGPVHLVKSLTRAKFESMTEHLISETLEHIKVAMRDAGLDKDEIEEVIMVGGSTRLPKANAVVKDYFGKDLNKGVNPDEVVAAGAAVQAGVLRGDVKDVLLLDVTPLSLGIETLGGVMTKLIEKGTTIPVKKSQVFSTAEDNQPAVSIHVGQGEREFAKDNKSLGMFELSDIPAAPRGVPQIEVTFDIDANGVLNVSAKDKGTGKENKITISGSSGLSDEEIEKMVNEAEANKEADEKRKEVIEVRNQADALLHSTKKTLEENEDAVSEEEKQKIIDAAAALEETLKDENATKEQIEEKVKALTEVSHKLAEAMYKKEGGDQAGAGAQPNQKAKKDDDDVIDAEVE, from the coding sequence ATGAGTAAAGTAATTGGTATTGACTTAGGTACAACAAACTCTTGTATGGCAGTTTATGAAGGTGGTGAAGCGAAAGTTATTCCTAATAAAGAAGGAAAAAACACAACTCCATCAATTGTTGCGTTCACTGATAAAGGTGAAGTATTAGTTGGTGATCCAGCAAAAAGACAAGCTATTACAAACCCAGAAAAGACTATTTATTCGGTAAAAAGAATTATGGGTCTTATGATGGATGAAGAAAATGCTAAAGAAGCACAAGAAAAAGTAGGATATAAAATCGTTAATAGAAACGGTGCAGCAGCAGTTGAAATTGCTGATAAAGTATATACTCCTCAAGAAATTTCTGCAAAAATTTTAGGAAAATTAAAAGCAGACGCTGAAGAGTATTTAGGTGCTCCTGTAACTGACGCAGTTATTACAGTTCCTGCATACTTCAATGATGCACAAAGAAAAGCAACTCAAGAAGCTGGAACTATTGCTGGTCTTAACGTATTAAGAATTATCAATGAGCCAACAGCTGCTTCATTAGCATATGGTTTAGATAAAAAAGGTGAAGAGAAAGTATTAGTATACGATTTAGGTGGTGGTACATTTGACGTTACTGTTCTTGAAATTGGTGATGGAACATTTGAAGTACTTTCAACAGATGGTAATGCATTCTTAGGTGGAGATGACTTCGATAACGCTATTATTGACTGGATGGCAAAAGAGTTCGAAGCTGAAAATGGTTTTGATATTAAAAATGACAAAATGGCATTACAAAGATTAAAAGATGCTGCTGAAAATGCTAAGAAAGAGTTATCTTCTGCTGAATCAACAGAAATTAACTTACCATTTATCTCTATGGGTAATGCAGGACCAGTTCACTTAGTTAAATCATTAACAAGAGCTAAATTTGAGTCTATGACTGAGCATTTAATCTCTGAAACTTTAGAGCATATCAAAGTTGCTATGAGAGATGCTGGATTAGATAAAGATGAAATTGAAGAAGTAATCATGGTTGGTGGTTCAACAAGATTACCAAAAGCAAATGCAGTAGTTAAAGATTACTTTGGAAAAGATTTAAATAAAGGTGTTAACCCTGATGAAGTAGTTGCTGCAGGTGCTGCTGTACAAGCTGGTGTATTAAGAGGTGATGTTAAAGATGTATTATTACTAGACGTTACTCCATTATCACTTGGAATTGAAACTCTTGGTGGAGTTATGACTAAGCTGATTGAAAAAGGAACTACAATTCCTGTTAAAAAATCACAAGTATTCTCTACAGCAGAAGACAATCAACCAGCTGTATCAATTCACGTTGGTCAAGGTGAAAGAGAATTCGCTAAAGATAACAAATCTTTAGGTATGTTTGAATTATCTGACATCCCTGCAGCTCCAAGAGGTGTTCCTCAAATTGAAGTAACATTTGACATTGATGCAAATGGTGTTTTAAATGTATCTGCTAAAGATAAAGGTACTGGAAAAGAGAATAAGATTACTATTTCTGGTTCGTCTGGATTATCTGATGAAGAAATTGAAAAAATGGTAAATGAAGCAGAAGCAAATAAAGAAGCTGATGAAAAAAGAAAAGAAGTAATTGAAGTTAGAAACCAAGCAGATGCTTTATTACACTCAACTAAGAAAACATTAGAAGAGAATGAAGATGCAGTTTCTGAAGAGGAAAAGCAAAAAATCATTGATGCAGCAGCAGCTTTAGAGGAAACTCTAAAAGATGAAAATGCTACTAAAGAGCAAATTGAAGAAAAAGTAAAAGCTTTAACTGAAGTTTCTCACAAGTTAGCAGAAGCTATGTATAAAAAAGAAGGTGGTGACCAAGCAGGTGCTGGTGCACAACCAAATCAAAAAGCTAAAAAAGACGATGACGATGTTATCGATGCTGAAGTAGAGTAA
- a CDS encoding murein transglycosylase A gives MKTVLLSITFLILFFTGCSQKEPLQLEKLNKISKAKVLKVNLNTIEGFYEDDLNYALNVFKKDCKRAKRYELFKEACSKANDYDNGSKFFTENFVAYELYNNNKTNTGVITGYYEPLLRGSLTKSEKYKYPIYKTPKDMYIVDLSSVYPELKKYRLRGKLKGNKIIPYDDREAINERDDLEAICYVDDRFDLFFLHIQGSGKVQLETGEVLNVGYANQNGHKYKGIGGMLLQEGVLQGYGASMQGIKAYLQDNPERVDEILHANESYIFFSKRSQGATGALGTELTAGRNLAVDRRYIPLGMPVFINTKNSVTQEKINRLMVAADVGGAIKGEIRADFFYGNGKDAELYAGGMKEQGKLTILVPKEFVPSSNKN, from the coding sequence ATGAAAACTGTACTACTTTCTATTACTTTCCTAATTCTTTTCTTTACTGGATGTTCTCAAAAAGAGCCTTTACAACTTGAAAAATTAAATAAAATATCTAAAGCTAAGGTTTTAAAAGTAAACCTAAATACTATTGAAGGTTTTTATGAAGATGATTTAAATTATGCCTTGAATGTATTTAAAAAAGATTGTAAAAGAGCAAAAAGATATGAGCTATTTAAAGAGGCTTGTTCTAAAGCAAATGATTATGATAATGGCTCAAAATTCTTTACTGAAAACTTTGTTGCTTATGAATTATATAATAACAATAAAACAAATACAGGTGTGATTACAGGTTATTATGAACCTTTACTAAGAGGTAGTCTAACAAAAAGTGAAAAATACAAGTATCCAATATATAAAACACCAAAAGATATGTATATCGTTGACTTATCATCTGTTTACCCAGAACTTAAAAAATATAGACTAAGAGGTAAACTAAAAGGTAATAAAATCATTCCTTATGATGATAGAGAAGCTATTAATGAAAGAGATGACTTAGAAGCAATCTGTTATGTTGATGATAGATTTGATTTATTCTTCTTACATATTCAAGGTTCTGGAAAAGTTCAATTAGAGACTGGTGAAGTTTTAAATGTAGGTTATGCAAATCAAAATGGGCATAAATACAAAGGAATAGGTGGTATGTTACTACAAGAGGGTGTATTACAAGGTTATGGAGCTTCAATGCAAGGTATTAAAGCTTACTTACAAGATAACCCTGAAAGAGTAGATGAAATATTACATGCAAATGAAAGCTATATTTTCTTCTCAAAAAGAAGCCAAGGTGCAACAGGTGCTTTAGGAACAGAATTAACTGCTGGAAGAAACTTAGCAGTAGATAGAAGATATATTCCTCTAGGAATGCCAGTATTTATCAATACAAAAAATTCAGTAACACAAGAAAAAATAAATAGACTTATGGTTGCCGCTGATGTTGGTGGAGCAATTAAAGGTGAAATAAGAGCAGACTTCTTCTATGGAAATGGAAAAGATGCTGAATTATATGCAGGTGGAATGAAAGAACAAGGAAAGCTTACAATCCTTGTTCCTAAAGAGTTTGTGCCAAGTAGTAATAAAAACTAA
- a CDS encoding phosphatidylserine decarboxylase: MHITNIISQYFGKFAKTEFPSFIQKIINKVYVKSMKLDMSEFRNEKFYKSLNDLFTRELAIARQINEDEKVFISPTDSLITQAGDVKGDLALQIKGMEYSFEELLTYNCANNFEKLVDGKYMNFYLSPRDYHRYHSPCDFEVKRLLHVPGKLYPVNLKYLNKQIDLFAENERVILECVHEDKLFYMVFVGALNVGQMVFEFEPKVETNTDVRDIQIYEYEDKKVKKGDCLGYFKMGSTVVMFWEKGFVELEELTGQSVKYGQSICQKS, translated from the coding sequence ATGCATATTACAAATATTATCTCTCAATACTTTGGAAAGTTCGCTAAAACTGAGTTTCCATCATTTATTCAAAAGATTATAAATAAAGTATATGTAAAAAGTATGAAGTTAGACATGAGTGAATTTAGAAACGAAAAGTTTTATAAATCATTAAATGATCTTTTTACAAGAGAATTAGCAATTGCAAGACAAATCAATGAAGACGAGAAGGTATTTATTTCTCCAACAGATAGTTTAATTACACAAGCAGGAGATGTAAAGGGTGATTTAGCTTTACAAATCAAAGGGATGGAATACTCTTTTGAAGAGTTATTAACTTACAATTGTGCAAATAACTTTGAAAAGTTAGTAGATGGTAAATATATGAACTTTTACCTTTCTCCAAGGGATTATCATAGATATCACTCTCCTTGTGATTTTGAAGTAAAAAGATTACTACATGTTCCAGGGAAACTTTATCCAGTAAATTTAAAATATCTAAATAAACAAATTGATTTATTTGCTGAAAATGAAAGAGTTATTTTAGAGTGTGTTCATGAAGATAAACTATTTTATATGGTATTTGTTGGAGCATTAAATGTTGGTCAAATGGTATTTGAGTTTGAGCCAAAAGTTGAAACAAATACAGATGTTAGAGATATTCAAATTTATGAATATGAAGATAAAAAAGTTAAAAAAGGTGACTGTTTAGGTTACTTTAAAATGGGTTCTACTGTTGTAATGTTCTGGGAAAAAGGATTTGTTGAACTTGAAGAGTTAACAGGTCAATCAGTGAAATATGGACAAAGTATTTGCCAAAAAAGTTAA
- a CDS encoding EAL domain-containing protein, which translates to MKNKIFLKIGAIFVFIVSAYLFFIIFIISPKITKYFIDFETNQVKLQLEKISHIVDSKKEQINEFETFKEKEYRQKIRETSYLAYNILQSYYKEYEKGNYSKDEAVKKALVIISNITYNDKGYLYLIDTKGNTLYHPTKTNIGRNIYDLKDAKGKVFAPTVIKDVIEQKETYSSYFWKKLNSNTVSKKLVHSIYFEPFDIIVSSTTYESNIQVEIDAQKEKAIQKLMPLIDTLFSKEHGHIFILDEEFRIIAHPSKSLMGESLAIGKYSKYVDVLSLSKELIDSSSNQKMLKYTWNTKEDSENFTYEKFAWVEYNDFFGWYIISSIYKKDLEKKVEEIDSMLINLSIILLLVLMFIAILFVQKLLKPIQDLSENARLVEAGNLEVRTIVESSDELGVLANHFNKMLDAIQENTKNLEEKIQERTLEIRKKLYYDELTGLENRESLIESIKEEEFVAVNFIDINNFDDINELYGFQIGNELLIKITKRLQEFSDEHDLKLYRVNGDIFALKDTNIVRFLAYEKMIDKIHELFVKEFKIEGLGVDLYLSVTVGSSISQNQPVKCANTALNKAKQTSQRTVVYNKNIDVKENIKKMMHWKDKIKNAIENDNVVPFFQPIFDKDEKLIKYETLMRIRDNVDGKEHFLSPGNFFDVAIKTKQYFKLNQIVIKKAFDNIDKIGKMVSVNISFSDILNLDFMEFIEKEVKLLSKEQREKVVFEILESDFISDHKVLDDFILTYREKGIKFAIDDFGTGYSNFTHVLNIKPEYIKIDGSLIKDIDKDQTAFEMVKSIIDFSKSLKIIVVVEFIHNETVYKILQDLGADEYQGFYLGEPAPLF; encoded by the coding sequence ATGAAAAATAAAATCTTTTTAAAGATAGGAGCAATTTTTGTTTTTATTGTTTCTGCATATTTGTTTTTCATAATATTTATTATTTCTCCAAAGATTACTAAATATTTTATTGATTTTGAAACAAACCAAGTAAAACTACAACTTGAAAAGATATCTCATATAGTTGACTCAAAAAAAGAGCAAATAAATGAGTTTGAAACCTTCAAAGAAAAAGAGTATAGACAAAAGATAAGAGAGACCTCTTATCTTGCATATAATATTCTTCAAAGCTACTATAAAGAGTATGAAAAAGGAAATTACTCTAAAGATGAAGCTGTAAAAAAAGCTTTAGTGATTATTTCAAATATTACATATAATGACAAAGGCTATTTGTATCTTATAGATACAAAAGGAAATACTTTATACCACCCTACAAAAACTAATATTGGAAGAAATATCTATGATTTAAAAGATGCAAAGGGTAAAGTCTTTGCTCCAACAGTTATTAAAGATGTGATAGAACAAAAAGAGACTTATAGTTCATACTTTTGGAAAAAGTTAAACTCAAATACTGTATCAAAAAAGCTTGTTCATAGTATTTATTTTGAGCCTTTTGATATTATTGTTTCTTCTACAACTTATGAGTCAAATATTCAAGTAGAAATTGATGCCCAAAAAGAAAAAGCTATCCAAAAACTAATGCCTTTGATTGATACTCTTTTTTCAAAGGAACATGGGCATATTTTTATTTTAGATGAAGAGTTTAGAATTATTGCTCACCCTTCAAAATCTCTTATGGGGGAATCTTTAGCCATAGGAAAATATAGTAAATACGTTGATGTGCTTTCTTTATCAAAAGAGCTTATAGACTCTTCTTCAAATCAAAAAATGTTAAAGTATACTTGGAATACAAAAGAAGACTCTGAAAACTTTACATATGAAAAATTTGCTTGGGTTGAATATAATGACTTCTTTGGCTGGTATATAATCTCATCTATTTATAAAAAAGATTTAGAAAAGAAAGTAGAAGAGATTGATTCTATGTTGATAAATCTTTCTATCATTCTTCTTTTAGTTTTAATGTTTATAGCTATTTTATTTGTTCAAAAACTTTTAAAACCTATTCAAGACTTATCTGAAAATGCAAGATTGGTTGAAGCAGGAAACTTAGAAGTAAGAACAATAGTTGAAAGCAGTGATGAATTAGGTGTTCTAGCAAATCATTTTAATAAAATGCTAGATGCAATTCAAGAAAACACAAAGAACTTAGAAGAAAAAATACAAGAAAGAACTTTAGAGATAAGAAAGAAACTTTATTATGATGAGTTAACAGGCTTAGAAAATAGAGAATCTCTAATTGAAAGTATCAAAGAAGAAGAGTTTGTTGCAGTAAACTTTATTGATATAAATAACTTCGATGATATCAATGAACTTTATGGTTTCCAAATAGGAAATGAACTATTAATCAAAATAACTAAAAGACTGCAAGAGTTTTCAGATGAGCATGACTTAAAGCTTTATAGAGTAAATGGAGACATCTTTGCTTTAAAAGATACAAATATTGTTAGATTTTTGGCCTATGAAAAAATGATAGATAAAATCCATGAGCTTTTTGTAAAAGAGTTTAAAATAGAAGGTCTAGGAGTTGATTTATACCTATCTGTTACTGTTGGCTCATCAATCTCTCAAAACCAACCTGTAAAGTGTGCAAACACTGCTTTAAATAAAGCAAAACAAACTTCTCAAAGAACAGTTGTTTATAATAAAAATATTGATGTAAAAGAGAACATCAAAAAAATGATGCATTGGAAAGATAAGATTAAAAATGCAATAGAAAATGATAATGTAGTTCCATTTTTCCAACCAATTTTTGATAAAGATGAGAAGCTTATTAAATATGAAACTCTAATGAGAATAAGAGATAATGTAGATGGAAAAGAACACTTCTTATCTCCTGGAAATTTCTTTGATGTTGCAATTAAAACAAAACAGTATTTTAAACTAAATCAAATAGTTATAAAAAAAGCTTTTGACAATATTGATAAAATAGGAAAAATGGTATCAGTGAATATCAGTTTTTCAGATATTTTGAACTTAGACTTTATGGAGTTTATAGAAAAAGAAGTAAAACTTCTAAGTAAAGAACAAAGAGAAAAAGTTGTTTTTGAAATCCTTGAGAGTGATTTTATTTCTGACCACAAAGTATTAGATGACTTTATCTTAACATACAGAGAAAAAGGCATTAAGTTTGCAATTGATGATTTTGGAACAGGTTATTCAAACTTTACTCACGTTTTAAATATAAAACCAGAATATATAAAAATTGATGGTTCATTAATTAAAGATATAGATAAAGACCAAACAGCATTTGAGATGGTGAAATCTATTATTGATTTTTCTAAATCATTAAAAATAATTGTTGTTGTAGAGTTTATTCATAATGAAACAGTATATAAAATACTTCAAGATTTAGGTGCTGATGAGTATCAAGGCTTTTATTTAGGTGAGCCTGCACCTCTTTTTTAA
- a CDS encoding rhodanese-like domain-containing protein: MSRVVDLSPSEVEKLINDDVVMIDVRREDEFKHTGIIKNSHKMTFFDMFGNCDVPTWLSKFEKLVKSKDQLVVLICAHANRTRTIADFLIQNHGYTNIAHLEGGIANWLDEGRETVFN, translated from the coding sequence ATGAGTAGAGTTGTCGATTTATCACCAAGTGAAGTTGAAAAATTAATAAATGATGATGTTGTAATGATTGATGTTCGAAGAGAAGATGAATTTAAACACACAGGAATCATCAAAAATTCTCATAAGATGACTTTCTTTGATATGTTTGGAAACTGTGATGTACCAACATGGTTGTCGAAGTTTGAAAAACTTGTAAAGTCAAAAGACCAACTTGTTGTTTTAATTTGTGCCCATGCAAATAGAACAAGAACTATTGCAGACTTCTTAATTCAAAACCATGGATATACTAATATAGCACATCTTGAAGGTGGTATAGCAAACTGGCTAGATGAAGGTAGAGAAACCGTTTTTAACTAG
- the dsbD gene encoding protein-disulfide reductase DsbD has protein sequence MKKILLLMLMVVYAFSIQRSFLEPHEAFQAKLEQQEDKIVASIKLGKDIYLYDEQLKILITKPEKKEITSKLLMPKPEQYDEFIVHFNEVSIDIPFSLLKEEVNSDSYEVQLLFQGCSKAGLCYAPMNETISVNLASKLEASKTTETKKEVVTNEIVASENISESDSIVNTLKDKSAILVLATFFGFGLLLSLTPCVFPMIPILSSIIVKAGDNEKLTASKGFFLSLVYVLAMALAYTIAGVIAGLFGANLQVALQNPYVLVTFAFIFVVLAFSMFGYFKLELPQSLQTKLNKTTEGKEKQGVFGVAVMGFLSALVVGPCVAPPLAGALVYIGQTGDAVLGGAALFVMSLGMGVPLLLIGLGAGKFMPKPGGWMEQVTKVFGIVMLAIAVWMLDRVLDPTLIMYLWALLFLGAGLFIKTFEHVLVKLLATVLLIYGTATFIGAISGATNVLKPLEKFTSSKVVATSSSDVKFVKVKNLEELDQAIKASSKPVMLDFWAEWCVSCKELDNITFQDEEVKKVLEKFTLIKADVTKNTDDDKALMKKFQVFGPPALIFFDENNQEMKAAKIIGYKNPQEFLEVINKNFK, from the coding sequence ATGAAAAAAATACTATTATTAATGCTAATGGTTGTATATGCTTTTTCTATTCAAAGGTCATTTTTAGAACCACATGAAGCATTTCAAGCAAAGCTAGAACAACAAGAAGATAAGATTGTTGCAAGTATTAAACTTGGTAAAGATATCTATCTTTATGATGAACAACTTAAAATTTTAATTACAAAACCAGAGAAAAAAGAGATTACTTCAAAACTTTTAATGCCAAAACCAGAACAATATGATGAATTTATTGTTCACTTTAATGAAGTTTCAATAGATATTCCATTCTCTTTATTAAAAGAAGAAGTAAACTCAGATAGCTACGAAGTTCAACTACTTTTCCAAGGGTGTTCAAAAGCAGGACTTTGTTATGCACCTATGAATGAGACAATCTCTGTAAATTTAGCTTCAAAGTTAGAAGCTTCAAAAACTACTGAAACTAAAAAAGAAGTAGTTACAAATGAAATAGTAGCTAGTGAAAATATTTCAGAGAGTGATTCAATTGTAAATACACTTAAAGATAAAAGTGCAATCTTAGTATTAGCAACTTTCTTTGGCTTTGGACTTTTATTATCTTTAACTCCATGTGTTTTCCCTATGATTCCTATTCTTTCTTCTATTATTGTAAAAGCAGGAGACAATGAAAAGCTAACAGCTTCAAAAGGTTTCTTTTTATCTTTAGTTTATGTTTTAGCAATGGCTTTAGCATATACAATTGCAGGAGTTATAGCAGGACTATTTGGAGCTAATTTACAAGTAGCTTTACAAAATCCATATGTATTAGTGACCTTTGCATTTATCTTTGTAGTATTGGCTTTCTCTATGTTTGGATATTTCAAATTAGAGTTACCACAAAGTTTACAAACAAAACTAAACAAAACAACAGAAGGAAAAGAGAAACAAGGTGTATTTGGAGTTGCTGTAATGGGATTCTTATCAGCACTTGTTGTTGGTCCTTGTGTTGCACCACCACTTGCAGGAGCTTTAGTTTATATTGGACAAACAGGTGATGCAGTATTAGGTGGAGCTGCTTTATTTGTTATGAGTTTAGGTATGGGTGTTCCTTTACTTCTTATTGGACTTGGGGCTGGTAAATTTATGCCAAAACCTGGTGGTTGGATGGAGCAAGTTACAAAAGTATTTGGTATTGTGATGCTTGCAATTGCAGTTTGGATGTTAGATAGAGTATTAGACCCAACTTTAATCATGTATTTATGGGCTTTATTATTCTTAGGAGCTGGACTGTTTATCAAAACTTTTGAGCATGTTTTAGTAAAACTACTTGCAACAGTTCTTTTAATCTATGGAACAGCAACCTTTATAGGTGCTATAAGTGGTGCTACAAATGTATTAAAACCACTTGAAAAGTTTACTTCTTCAAAAGTTGTAGCAACAAGTTCTAGTGATGTGAAGTTTGTAAAGGTTAAAAATCTTGAAGAGTTAGACCAAGCAATAAAAGCTTCAAGTAAACCAGTTATGCTTGATTTTTGGGCTGAGTGGTGTGTATCTTGTAAAGAGTTAGATAATATTACTTTCCAAGATGAGGAAGTAAAAAAAGTACTTGAAAAGTTCACTTTAATCAAAGCTGATGTTACAAAAAATACAGATGATGACAAAGCTTTAATGAAAAAATTCCAAGTATTTGGACCACCAGCTTTAATCTTCTTTGATGAAAATAATCAAGAAATGAAAGCAGCTAAAATAATCGGATATAAAAATCCACAAGAGTTTTTAGAAGTTATAAACAAAAACTTTAAATAA
- a CDS encoding MarC family protein has protein sequence MELFFSTFLKMFFIMTPFFVLSVFLTVTSDATPAQKRALAIKVTTSVIIISLILLYFGKHIFAVFGITLDAFRIGAGALLFLSAVELIKGNKDTQKVEQKDISELAVVPLSIPITIGPGTIGVLLVMGAGFDTNGSMVLGSLALVCAIVVIGIMLYSSSIIERLVGKQGLLVISKITGLFLAALSAQIVFTGIKNFLGL, from the coding sequence ATGGAATTATTCTTTTCGACATTTTTAAAAATGTTCTTCATCATGACACCCTTTTTCGTGTTATCAGTTTTTTTAACAGTTACAAGTGATGCTACACCAGCTCAAAAAAGAGCATTGGCTATAAAAGTAACTACTTCAGTGATTATAATTAGTTTGATATTACTATATTTTGGAAAGCATATTTTTGCAGTATTTGGTATAACTTTAGATGCCTTTAGAATAGGAGCAGGGGCTTTACTATTTCTTTCAGCAGTTGAGTTAATCAAAGGAAATAAAGATACTCAAAAAGTAGAGCAAAAAGATATTTCAGAACTTGCTGTTGTACCTCTTTCTATTCCAATTACAATAGGCCCTGGTACTATTGGGGTTTTACTTGTAATGGGTGCAGGTTTTGATACAAATGGTTCTATGGTTTTAGGAAGTTTAGCTCTTGTATGCGCAATTGTAGTGATTGGTATTATGCTTTATTCTTCTTCTATTATAGAAAGATTAGTAGGAAAACAAGGACTACTTGTAATCTCAAAAATCACGGGACTTTTTTTAGCAGCTTTATCTGCTCAAATTGTATTTACGGGAATAAAAAACTTTTTAGGTCTGTAG